In the genome of Lactuca sativa cultivar Salinas chromosome 3, Lsat_Salinas_v11, whole genome shotgun sequence, the window gtaacaacttccaagaactcttcttcgtcacgacaacgaacattgttacgtttcgcataactacatgctcgattgaaccatgtcacttcctcctttacatccgtccacttagtaacaacatctgatttttctcttttttgcccttctcccatctcatggttaaacaaagatgtggtgcgactccattcatcaccaattaggcaatgcgggggagcaagtaacggttcaccatccttaacacttagccagcaccgtgttagaactaacacctcgtttgtcgtccatggcctttcagaattggaaccaggtacttcattcgCACCTATTGCTGCATTCGACGACATTTCTAATAATGGGAATTCGTTTCGtttaggtgatttgggtgtttggtttatagatcttaaacatctatttatataaataaatagactacgaaataatactttgactacgaaatggttaTATTTGGACTACGAATTTCAGCTTTATGCAGTGTTTTGTCATGTCAAACTGTCATTTATCTCTTGTCACTAAAGGGACCCACTGGGATGTGCAGGTTACTACAGTGACTTGTCATTACTAtctagtcatttcaaagttggacttctcattactgtctagtatgtataaataccacttattgctccagtttaatacaacatcgattttattatgagttcctcacacaaattcgaaatttgctcatgcaacgaagtagattgttactactgtgattctgtagaccctttttttacaccctcttcagccgggtcatatatgtcacatgaaaattttgaagaattaaagaaggctgaagcacaacaagaagaggacaaagagtcatcccgacttctcactcaacttgctaatgatataggttcggaatgcaaacaagctgaagaatggattgacctcaataaaaacaaaatcaaagagcataaagattggataaaaaagagtaagaaggcaatcaaaacgactgaaaaacggcttgctgagaaggatgagcagttgatacacattatggtaaaaaaggatcgtttcgaagacaaaatgagaattagggatgactatataacaatggagaaagagaagtacccgttgcagttccctgagtttaaaaattagttataaagttgttgtaatattatcatgaaacagattaggttgccaaatgatcgtttgttgttttttttaaataacatgttgtaactgttaaaataaatctgcaaactatattttatgatataaaggcttcattcattgttataatcaacaaacttaactaaaatatgaaagcatagcaatgtcttgtaagagttaataaaaatattacaatacataataagctaacaactcgtcattactcttaatttcaaggttgttttatatcaaaatcagcgttatgggtttgtgagcaacccgctgaaccaccaatattatatgccatttctgcaggagaaattatgtgacctgctctgctaccagacgcccttccagtacaattatttctcgtgtgtcctaggtgaccacatgtagaacactcttttataattggaccctcgccttgggatggaatgcggtctgtgtttcttggcctgcctggctgacgtttatccattataggtggcttaacaatcatcaaatcatcggggatctcccattcggatggcttcggcagagggtttattgattcctcatatgttttcctcagtgtttcggtaaagtaagcatttaatgcaaacctcgagcagtcttggtaattgttcactgttaaacatcttatgacatgaccacaaggtatcccatcaagttgccaatgcctacatgtacatgtcatatgttgaaaatcaacaatcacattttgtgccccctttttgacctcgcatttcgtatttgagatcatgcgaacatcccatttggtaaaatttttcttgttttcttttacaacttcatccgcccaaggggtaagtgttgttgttgcttccgctaaaaaaacagccaaaatgaagaagttaaaatcaataacatcgaaactaataaaacattaatattacaaatttacgtaatacctgcaaagttacgtctttgaaaccaccattgttgcattgtagcacgaaaaaaatcaatcaacataagtattggcaccttacgtgcgtgtctagataatgcatttatagactccgcactgttggacgacataagattgtatcggttccctttaaaatgtgcccttgaccaggtttctggatttatactttttaagtactcccatactggttcttttgtctttttcataacatccatggcagcatcaaaagcatcaactgtgtacgccctacatgcctcccaaaaaattcctttaaccgtcttactcttgccgaatctagatactatgttgaaatacaaatggacaccacatattccatgatgagcgtgaggaaaaatgttggcaacggatgttgctatagatggagacctatcagatataattgtaagctcctgcatatttcctatgcaatcacgtagtttttgaaaaaaccatgtccaagaatcagtacactcatttttgcatataccatatgcaaccggtaatatttgattttgtccccgtccttagtaactgcaagtagcatggtacctttgaactcgccctttaggtgagctccatctactactagggtcggcttacaaaaattgacaaaagctcgtacctacaatacattgtatatctattcaaatacaccaaaataaatattaaaaaaaaattagaacatgataatactaaccgagcaaccgagtgcgacgtacaaaaactcaaaccgatcatcagcatctgttttaatatgtgtgacagtacccggattatgtttggccaagttgtgacaatacgccggaagtttggtaaaagaatcctctttcgtaccccttaacgacaacaatgcatattgtttcgcacgccatgcctgatggtatgagatattgatattcaattgagcattcatatcattaacaatttcttttccccgataaactctactatagtcttcagccaaaacatcagcaacatattcacccaaaacatatttgtttgcttgtcgatgattaggttgcaacaatgttgaagaacatgtgtgtacatcaacaaatttattcacttggaaaagtccatcagtatttttaattgcttttgctcttagtaaccaagaacaatttttcgaaacacacacagcttcataccttgatttggtggatctacttgtcctcgtctggaaaccttctcgaagacattttttaccaatacaccgctttaaaagttctttgtttttaaatatactctcacattgaatcttttgaagattaatgtctaccatctgtgttgggatatcttcattatTATCAACTGGCCATGCTGGTACAGGGGGCATACCGTAAAAAAGGTTATCGGGATACTTAGttttaacttcatcacccaactcatctctatcggaattactttgtagctcggttatatctaaacatacatcaccaacatcaacataatgcccgtaaacatgatttttttcatttttttgagttgaattttttttctttttagttttatctaccacacgcctattcataagtttaacttcttgttcggcaacatcatcacaacgaccatcaacatgattaagatatgtaccaacatcatcatcaccaacatacttgtaattctcgggatccacatattgaataggtgaataactaacattaacattttcagcaacactgtgaaactgaggtacactaggagtattgaaagtacctatcggatcgttgctccctttaaaactgcataaattaccaacaagttcgtttccaatttcaccgcccccattaacctcctcaacttcatcaaccaccacaaacactttcacagcccttcctccactacatttgattacgtttatcaacattctaacatccacgtcttcaactatagctatataataatttaattcaggatggtggaaacgaagactaattctatatttgtctaacaaaccaattttgcttcttaccatagatacaaaatcactataactaatatactcagaaaatatcaaagcaaattcagaaatacctccctgtggacatatgtattccagattagttccattaacttgccatctcccaccggttacaagacaaaccaaatattcaatcattttttgagcaaattgtagagATAGAGAGTATTTCACAAaccaaataacaaccaaaatgatattttttctacaaaaattTTTATATAGCAAAGCCCATTTCgcagtcaaaccaattcatttcgtAGTCaacctttaaaaaaaaaaaaaaaaaaaaaaaaaaaaaaaatcatcatttcGCAGATAGGATCAgaggatttcgcagatgggacctattccatctgcgaaattacccctatttataccgaaaaatattaaaaaaaaaaaaaaaaattctcatctgcgaatgtacaagtgcctgaagcacagctgtgcttcaggcacttgtacattcgcagatgagatacccatttcgcagatggggccttctcacctgcgaaatgggtggctatttttgtaatcccgattttttttggctatttttgtaatgcaattagtataattggctatttttgtcattttctcatacttaaactgttaatttaaatataacattataatgtCAACTTTAATATCCACTTAAAAatccaatgaatattttgtgaataactaaaagtgataaattatagtgctaaatgaaaaaattaaattataatatcaatttaattaaaatatttcctaaagatatttgtataatcgttaaaaattttcaaagaagtagcttaaaataacttacaataataatagttaaaaataactctatataaatgattatatttttacctttaaaataaaaaaacaatgtctgatattttaaataattataatgatagaaattaaaacgttaagaaaataaattttaaaaaattaattatcaataacaaaaactataaataacgttaaactatatattatatttaattttattcatgagtaactcgcaggtagaagtcattcaaatggttgagattatacagttataatagatatgtatattatcatataatttaaaataatcaatattttatattaatttagtatacgaattattatctcaaatttaacaacaacgttattgttatatgttattgttatatgtaaaaaaaaatatatttgtaaagatatCAATTATACAGGTCTTTATTGTAAAGCGCGCGAAAAATCGTTcagtatattttaattttaatttataaacatGGTCAAGACTCAAGCCTGGCCTTTTTCTTCTTTGCCACGTGGCAAAATGTATGGTGGGGGAGATGGGTAGGATGGTAAATTCAAATAAAGTCCTACTGTTCGTCTGTTCGGGAAATGAAGCTGAGGCCGTTATCTTTCCCTCTTAATCTTGACGTACTCCTGCCTAATAAAACTAGCGGAAAATTGAAAATTCTTCATCGGTTTGTTGTAGAAGCTGGTGAATCTTGGATTCATACTTATAAATGGTGTTGGGGATTACAGTTGCAGCTCCCGGATCTCTTTCCTCATTCTTTACCCctaaaccttcttcttcatcggTACCCTTAACTTCACCATTTACTTATTGGGATTTCTGTGTAGTCTTTTATCAAAACCTAAAATTGGGTGTCTCCTCTGATTTTACAGCAATGGATGCACAACGAAATCAAACCATCCCCAATTCTACATACCATCTACGCATCCTCTTCCTTATCTGGTTCGTAAGTCGGAATCTTTATTCCTATTATCGTCTATCTTACTTGTCAAATTACCAGTTTTCTATAATAATTGCTGGATGCAGAAGACAGTGCTCCAATCAATGATACTAAATCTTCCAATATCGATCGAAGAAAATGGTTGGTCTCATCGGTTGGGCTATTAGCAGTATCACTGGGAAATCCTTTAGGAAATGGAGTTGCAATGGCGTCAAATTTTGCTGATAGTAACCTTCTTATCCTTCATACTTTTTCAAGATTCCTTGGTAGAGAAGGAACAATTTAACAACGATTATTACGGGTGGTGGTGCAGTGCCAGCTCTAAAGGGGAAGGATTATGGGAAAACGAAGATGAAGTATCCTGATTATGCTGAAACAAGCTCTGGACTCCAATACAAGGTCTCTGTAAAGAGGATAATTTTGTAATTttgtgatttttattttttttctgatTATCTTACATTCCCACTCTTATCTCTTTTTGATTGGAAACAGGATTTACGAGCAGGAAGTGGTGCAACACCAAAGATTGGAGACACTGTAGTGGTATGAAGAAAGAAAACAAGATACAATAGAAAAGCTTAAAATACACAAAGAAAGTTGTAATGAAATGAATGATTTTAGGTTGATTGGGATGGTTACACAATTGGATATTATGGGCGCATATTTGAAGCTAGAAACAAGACCAAGGGTGGTTCTTTTGAGGTATATCATCATAATAGTACATCAATGACTTTTCTTGATTATTAATTAGATTTCACTTTGCAGGGTGATGACAAGTCCTTTTACAGATTCCGATTAGGTTCCCATGAGGTAATACCAGCTTTTGAGGAAGCTGTTGCAGGCATGTCTTTGGGTGGAATCAGAAGGTGAATTATCAAGTTCAATGGACACAATTATGTATTTCAAGTGTTATGAATGATGATAGTTTGTTTGTTATATATTATATTCAGGATCATTGTGCCACCAGATCTTGGATACCCTGAGAATGATTATAACAAGAGTGGTCCAAGACCAACAACATTTTCGGTACCTTTGATGCTTTTTGTGTTAATAATAATTAACACTCCATAAATAGAAGTGTCTTCTAAGTTGTAAGACTGACTAGCATATGCATGTTCCACAGGGCCAAAGAGCATTGGATTTTGTGCTGAGGAACCAAGGATTGATTGATAAAACCCTTCTGTTTGACATTGAGCTTTTAAACATCATACCCAACTGAGGAACATCTCCAATAACTCGTACAAGTCTTGTATTACTAGCAACTTTCTACATTTTCATCATTTCCGTTTGTTGGAACAAAGAGTCATAGAAACAAATGTTGTGTTATTTTCAGATTCCCTGATTGGTTATTCTCATGCTATATTGTGTACATTGTTAAGGAAGCTCAAAGTGTGAGGTTTAAGATGATTGTTGCACTTTGTAAAAGAGTGATGTTAAGGAATATATAATCCTAAATCAGTCCATATTTCAGGTAAATGGTTATTCACATTTCCATGGCTTTGATTGATCAATCAACACTAGACTTTGAACTTAATTAAACCTCAATGTTAAACACTCCCATCAACAACAAAATCTAATGTTAAAAAATGGTGAAAAAAAAAACCAGACACAAAAGCTTGACCAGAGCAATTGAAGAAAGCTGAAAAATACATAATCCAAAGACATGAATACCACTAACACACCAGCATTTAGAAAAGAAAACCAAAAAGATGAAACCTTAATCTATTATAATCACTGCAACACTTTTCGCTTATAACGAACCATAACCTTCCCTTTGACACCAACCACCATAGCATTCCAGTCAATCTCTGGGAATGGAGACACCAATTCCAACTCAAAGTTTCTCAACAAATGACTCCATATCGCTTTAATTTGCAGATAAGCAAATGGTTCTCCAAGACAACCATGTCTTCCACCACCAAAAGATATATACGAAAATGCCCCTGCAGCCTTGTCCTCTTCTCTCTCCGGGCCAAATCTATCTGGGTCATAAGTGTCCGGATCCTTGAAGATATGTGGGAGTCGATTTGCAAACGCAGGTGACGTTGCAACTATGTGGCCTTTTGGAATGTCGTAATCCTCACCTTCTTTTGTTGTTACAGTGAAATCACTGTGTGAGCTTCGCAAGAGCATGATTAGAGGAGGGTGGAGTCTCAACGCTTCCTTTATGCATCTGTATAACACATTCATCTCCGACAAGATATCATGGTCAACCTTGTCGCCGTGTTTTTTCACAAGATCCTTCTGTTCTTCAACCACCGCCGCCATGTGTTTCTGATTGCAGAGGAGGTAAGCTCCGGTCCATGTTGAGGTGATAGAACTCGTGTGCTGCCCTGCAAAAAGAGCAGCGATGAGAAGTCCGGTGACCTCCGATTCAGATGTAGGGCGGCCGTTTTTGTACTTGGAATCGATAAAGCACTGTAACATGTCGTTCTCAGATTTCCCGCTTTGTTTCCGGGAAGTTATGATGGTTGCGAAGATTTCTGCAAGTTTCTTCCGTGCTTGGTCACGGCGCCGATGGGCTGGGATGGGGAGATATGGGAATATGACACTGATTGGTAGCATGCCGTTATCAAGATCATGGAAAAGAGCAGACACGTCATCGAAGAGCTTGTTGCGAACTTCTTCACCCAATAAACATCTACTGGCTGTAAGAATGATTAGGTGTTCTAGTTCGAGTTTCAGATCCACTTCACCACTATCGCCCCATTTTGAAAAGAATTCCTGCAAATTTTCAAAACCAGAGAATTATTATAAACTTGGATTGATGTAATTTTGGGGAAGAAGAAAGCAGGAAAGTAAAGTAAAGTACCTCAGCTTCGAAGATCATGTGATCTACATATCCTTTAAGTTTATTAACTCTGAGAGATTCAGTGAAGAACCTAAACTGTTCCTGCCTGACGGAATAATCCACATCGAACACAACGCCGGGGCCAAAAGTCGGGACATTGAACTGGTAAACCTCCTGTTGGCTGAGATCCGTTTCGGAAGCTTTAAAGAAATGGGCTGAAACTTCAGGTCCGATCAAGAACGTGATGTTTTTGTTGACAAGGTTGAGTGTGAAGACGCTTCCCAATTTAGGGTATTCCTGTCTGAGCATCACGATTGGCCCTTTCAAGAAGCGTAACAACCCTCCGACGACCGGAAATGCTTTGACGACGGGCGGAAGACGTTTACGGGATCTGGGGATCAAGAAGGCGGCGATGATTTTGGCAGCTACGAGAGTGGCGATGAGGAGGGCACCCACATTGAGTAATTTGGAGTCGACTTCCATCCTTCAATCAGGGAGGAACAATCCAAGATCAGAAAATGAAAACAGAGGACATGAAGACTGAAATGAGTGATTGTAAATCTTGAAATTTAAAGAGATGATTGAATCAAACCTGATAACGGGAGAGTGGCGATGGACCAGGGGCGTTGAGGGAGGCACTAATGCTGTGACTTAATGAGTTAATTGGTATTTAAATACTTCTAAAAACCGAATTTTCTATGGGCCAAACCGGAAAACAGGTGGATTCGTGATCCAGTTTCACTCCTCAACTGGACTCATTTCTTCAATAAATATTAAACACCAAGAAtcataaattttgcaactttctCACAAAAGATTTCAAGAAAATTGATTGGTTAAAAATTAGAGCCCTAGTGGTAAATTGGTAATTTAAAAAGAATCGTGTCACGTGAGCAACCAAaagccaaacacacacacacacatacacatatattTGTAGCTCCAGGTTGTTTTATTTTGGATTGTAGCTCCAGTCTACGTGTAGAGCACCATCCTCCAATTTAACCATTCTATCCAAATCACAGATTTATGATGGCAACTTTCTTTTTTTTGATAttgttattatgttaatattcCAATGGATAAAATTTATATGGTCCTTATGAtttctcaattttttttaataaaaaaaccaaACGTTTGGCTCCTTATTAACTCAAAAAAGGTAAATATTAACTTATTGACCAGCATAAATCACAATGCCTTGAACAAAAAACTGATACTCAGGCTTTTGAGACTTTAATTGTTGATTCTCACAATTTTTACTGCTAGATCAAACATGATAATGGGGATATATGAAACAGAATGACAAAAATGGAAACATTCTATTAATcattacatatataataatagcCCATGGAGTTTAAAATGGAGATGACATAAGCCTAGTATTGGTTAGCGATAAGTAAActtaatttccattattaacaATACAAGTTGCTTTAAAACCTCTCAAACTCCATAAAATAGCTATGGACTTTCACAGAACTCCATCACCTGACAAAAACaacaaacaaataacaaaaataagacAAAGAAATATTAACAAAAAGATACCACCCTGTAAAAAGATTAACCAACCTTGCCACACATTGGACAAGTGTCACTTCTTTCCATCCATTCATATATACAACCAAGGTGAAAATGATGAGAGCACTGTGTCACTATTTTAGGATTCTCCAAAGTATATTCTGCAAGTTCATAACTTTATCAACACAAGGCCATTAATCATTATGGAAGCATGAGATATGAAAACTTTTTAGTTTTTTACCTTCAAGACATGTAGGGCAGACATCTTCATTGTCTGAAGATTGCTCGTAGGGTACCCCTTCTGGAACTTTCACCTTCTCCAAAGACTCTGGAAGTCCACATTTGGAATCATCTGTAGAATCAATACCGGATTTTCTCTttccaaaatccaaaaattccATACCAGAACTACTCATGCTCCTTCTGAGTGCTTGTGAATCCTCTTGGAAATGTGTCATTGATTTCTCACGTCTTGACACCAGGCCACGTTGCAGACGTGAAAATCTATGGTCTGATTCGTAAGGTAAAGGTCTTGTGGATGAGTGGATTTCATCGTTTAAAGAAGTTGGAAGTGTGAAGCCAACAGAAGATGATGCAGTTCCTTGAATGGGAGATGAAACTGGTAGCCCTTCGATCCTCTGAAACAATGCACCATACTGCATATTGTACAATAGAAAAGAGGATTTCAGAAATCGGAGAAGATGAAGTTGAAGGAGATTGAGAGAGAATGTGAAGGAAATTATGCTTACTCCAGAAAATAATTGGTGGAAAAAGAATCGTAAGCAGAGGCAGTGTCTATATATAGCATTTGTGGGAAATTCTTCCAGGTCATCGCCACACTGACAGCAACAAATCGAATTCATTTCAATGATTACTGATCAGGGCTCAAGCAGCTCAATCGATTGATTATTGATTTTTTAGAGCCTGGTTATGCAATCGGCTAGCTTGAACCTGTAATTGAACAATAATTCGGTATGAATAGACGAATCAATATAATGTTTAGGAGGAAGCTTGAAACTGCCCTAATCTTTTATTGG includes:
- the LOC128132604 gene encoding uncharacterized protein LOC128132604, which produces MIEYLVCLVTGGRWQVNGTNLEYICPQGGISEFALIFSEYISYSDFVSMVRSKIGLLDKYRISLRFHHPELNYYIAIVEDVDVRMLINVIKCSGGRAVKVFVVVDEVEEVNGGGEIGNELVGNLCSFKGSNDPIGTFNTPSVPQFHSVAENVNVSYSPIQYVDPENYKYVGDDDVGTYLNHVDGRCDDVAEQEVKLMNRRVVDKTKKKKNSTQKNEKNHVYGHYVDVGDVCLDITELQSNSDRDELGDEVKTKYPDNLFYGMPPVPAWPVDNNEDIPTQMVDINLQKIQCESIFKNKELLKRCIGKKCLREGFQTRTSRSTKSRYEAVCVSKNCSWLLRAKAIKNTDGLFQVNKFVDVHTCSSTLLQPNHRQANKYVLGEYVADVLAEDYSRVYRGKEIVNDMNAQLNINISYHQAWRAKQYALLSLRGTKEDSFTKLPAYCHNLAKHNPGTVTHIKTDADDRFEFLYVALGCSVRAFVNFCKPTLVVDGAHLKGEFKGTMLLAVTKDGDKIKYYRLHMVYAKMSVLILGHGFFKNYVIA
- the LOC111912346 gene encoding peptidyl-prolyl cis-trans isomerase FKBP19, chloroplastic encodes the protein MVLGITVAAPGSLSSFFTPKPSSSSQWMHNEIKPSPILHTIYASSSLSEDSAPINDTKSSNIDRRKWLVSSVGLLAVSLGNPLGNGVAMASNFADMPALKGKDYGKTKMKYPDYAETSSGLQYKDLRAGSGATPKIGDTVVVDWDGYTIGYYGRIFEARNKTKGGSFEGDDKSFYRFRLGSHEVIPAFEEAVAGMSLGGIRRIIVPPDLGYPENDYNKSGPRPTTFSGQRALDFVLRNQGLIDKTLLFDIELLNIIPN
- the LOC111912347 gene encoding E3 ubiquitin-protein ligase At3g02290, translating into MNSICCCQCGDDLEEFPTNAIYRHCLCLRFFFHQLFSGYGALFQRIEGLPVSSPIQGTASSSVGFTLPTSLNDEIHSSTRPLPYESDHRFSRLQRGLVSRREKSMTHFQEDSQALRRSMSSSGMEFLDFGKRKSGIDSTDDSKCGLPESLEKVKVPEGVPYEQSSDNEDVCPTCLEEYTLENPKIVTQCSHHFHLGCIYEWMERSDTCPMCGKVMEFCESP
- the LOC111912345 gene encoding sterol 14-demethylase, whose amino-acid sequence is MEVDSKLLNVGALLIATLVAAKIIAAFLIPRSRKRLPPVVKAFPVVGGLLRFLKGPIVMLRQEYPKLGSVFTLNLVNKNITFLIGPEVSAHFFKASETDLSQQEVYQFNVPTFGPGVVFDVDYSVRQEQFRFFTESLRVNKLKGYVDHMIFEAEEFFSKWGDSGEVDLKLELEHLIILTASRCLLGEEVRNKLFDDVSALFHDLDNGMLPISVIFPYLPIPAHRRRDQARKKLAEIFATIITSRKQSGKSENDMLQCFIDSKYKNGRPTSESEVTGLLIAALFAGQHTSSITSTWTGAYLLCNQKHMAAVVEEQKDLVKKHGDKVDHDILSEMNVLYRCIKEALRLHPPLIMLLRSSHSDFTVTTKEGEDYDIPKGHIVATSPAFANRLPHIFKDPDTYDPDRFGPEREEDKAAGAFSYISFGGGRHGCLGEPFAYLQIKAIWSHLLRNFELELVSPFPEIDWNAMVVGVKGKVMVRYKRKVLQ